Below is a genomic region from Methylobacterium sp. FF17.
AGGTCGGCAGCGCGTCGAGGGTCTGCGCGGTCCAACCGGCGCTCTGCGAGAAACCGTAATCGAACAGGTCGGAGGCCTTGAGGTCGCGCTCGCGGGCGCTCGGCTGGCCCATCACCACGGTGATGATCCGCCGGCCGTTGCGGGTGGCGCTCGCCACCACGTTGAAGCCGCCCGAGCATATGAAGCCGGTCTTCATGCCGTCCGCCCCCGCGTAGCGGCCGAGCAGCCCGTTGTGGTTGGCCATGACGGAGCGGCCGAACTGGATCGCGCTGATCGAGAACAGGGCGCGGCTCTCGGGAAAGTCGCGGATGAGGGCGCGGCCGAGGACAGCCATGTCGCGGGCCGTCGTCCATTGCCGGGCGTCGGGCAGGCCGTTGGGGTTGGTCCAGCGGCTCTCGCGCATGCCGATGCGCTGCGCGGTCTCGTTCATGATCTGGGCGAAGCCCTCGATCGAACCGCCGAGGTTCTCGCCGATCGCCCAGGCCACGTCGTTGGCCGACTTGACCATGATGATCTTGAGGGCGTTGTCGAGGGTGAGCTTGGTGCCCGGCCGGAATCCCATCTTGGAGGGCGGCTCGGCGGCCGCAGCCGGCGAGATGGTGATCAGGGAATCGAGGGAGAGGCGGCCCTGGCGCACCATGTCGAGGGCGACGTAGGTGGTCATCAGCTTGGTGATGGAGGCCGGGAACCACGGGTCCGTGGCGGCCTGCCCGTAGATCACCTTGCCGGAATCCACTTCGACCACGAGGATCGGCGCGGTCACGGCGCCCGCCGGGGCGGCGCCCAGAACGCCCGCCGCCATCGCCAGACCCACGACGAAGCGCCTCAACAATCCGTTCGACATCAGGCCCGTCTCAAGAAGGTGTGCCCCGGCCCGGCCGAGTATCGGCCGGTGCGGGGAAGCCGGTCAACGGCCAAGCTTGAATCTGGTCGGCGGAGTGCCGACGGCAAGCGTGGTGCAGCCGGGCCGCGACGCGAAGGCCCATCATGAAGCGCCGTTCCATGGCAAGAGCATGGCGAACCGTCTCGCGGATGCGAGATCCCGGCGATTTCATGGTATGACCGCGCCCGGCGCATGGGCGCGCCATGGCACCGGCCCCGCGACGCGCCTATCTGCGGCGGAGCAGCCCGGCAGCGGGAATCTGGAGCGTGCGGCCGGACGGGGCGTTCGGGCGGCGCGGGAACGTGATGGCGTACGCGGTCAAGGAACTCTTCCACACCCTTCAGGGCGAGGGCGCGCAGGCGGGCCGCGCGGCGGTGTTCTGCCGCTTCGCCGGCTGCAATCTCTGGTCTGGCCGCGAGGAGGACCGCGCGAGCGCCGCCTGCACCTTCTGCGACACCGACTTCATCGGCATGGATGGCGAGGGCGGCGGCCGCTTCGCCACGCCGGAGGCTCTCGCCTCCGCCATCGCCGACACCTGGGCGGGAGGGCCGCGCCACCGCTACGTCGTCTTCACGGGCGGCGAGCCGCTGCTCCAGCTCGACCCGGCGCTGATCGCGGCGGTCCACGCCCTCGGATTCGAGGTCGCGGTGGAGACCAACGGCACCCTCCCCGCCCCCGAGGGCATCGACTGGATCTGCGTCAGCCCGAAGGCCGGCAACGCCATCGTGCAGCGCACCGGGCACGAACTGAAGCTGGTCTTCCCGCAGGCGGCCGTCGATCCGGACAGCTTCGCGGACCTCGATTTCCGGCATCACTGGCTCCAGCCCATGGATGGGCCCGACCGCCTCGCCAACACGGCAGAGGCCGTGGCGTATTGCCGGCGGGACGCACGCTGGCGCCTCTCGCTCCAGACGCACAAGATCATCGGGATTCCATGACTCCCGAAGCGCGATCGCGTCCCCATCACGGCCCGGCCGGGCCAGCAGGTTCCTCACCATGAAGATCACCCAGGCCTTCACCTTCGAGGCGGCGCATCGCCTGCCGAACGTGCCCGAGACCCATCGCTGCCACCGCATGCACGGGCATTCCTACCGGGTCGAACTCACCCTGTCGGGCGCCGTCGACCCGGCCACCGGCTGGGTGGTGGATTTCTTCGACGTGGAGCACGCCTTCGCCCCCGTCCTGGCGCGCCTCGACCATTACTGCCTCAACGAGATCGAGGGGCTGGAGAACCCGACCGCCGAGCACATCGCGGTCTGGATCTGGGAGCGCACCAAGGCGGCGCTGCCGGCTTTATCCTCGGTGAAGGTGTACGAGACGCCGATGTCCTGGGCCGAGTACGAAGGCGAGCGCCCGGCATGAGCGGCGGCGCCCTGGTCCTGTTCTCCGGGGGGCAGGACTCGACCACCTGCCTCGCCTGGGCCCTGGAGCGCTTCGACCGGGTGGAGACCCTCGGCTTCGATTACGGCCAGCGCCACCGGGTCGAACTCGATTGCCGCGAGACCCTGCGCACCGGGATCCGTGCCCTGAAGCCCGAATGGGCCAATCGCCTCGGCGACGACCACACCCTGGCCCTCGACGCCCTGGGCCGGGTCTCCGAGACCGCGCTGACCCGCGACACCGCCATCGCCTTCGAGGCCGGTGGGTTGCCCAACACCTTCGTGCCGGGCCGCAATCTCCTGTTCCTGACCTTCGCGGCGGCGCTGGCCTATCGCCGCGCGCTGACGCATCTGGTCGGCGGCATGTGCGAGACCGATTATTCCGGCTACCCGGATTGCCGGGACGACACCATCAAGGCGCTGCAGGTGGCGCTGAACCTCGGGATGGACCGCCGCTTCGTGCTGCACACGCCGCTGATGTGGATCGACAAGGCCGAGACCTGGGCACTCGCCAGGGACCTCGGCGGCCCGCCCCTCGTCGATCTCATCGTGGAGGAGAGCCACACCTGCTATCTTGGGGAGCGCGGCGCGCGCCATGCCTGGGGCCATGGCTGCGGCCAATGTCCGGCCTGTGAATTGCGGGCCAAGGGCTACGCCCGGTTCACCGCCGAGGCCGTGGCGGCTCCAAGGACCTGACCCTGTCGTCGGCAGCGCGCTGGCCCACGAGACCCTTCTCCGGCATCCCGGACGCGGCACGGCTCTCCACCCCGGAGACGCCTCGATCCCGGGCAAGACGTACCCAGACAAGACGTGCCCAGGCAAGACGTGGCGATCCGAGGATACGGATGAACGGTTCGGACCTCGGTCTCCCCCGATCTCCCTCCGGGCGTGGGATGCGCCCGCTGGCGATCGCCGTGGCCCTGAGCGCCATGCTCGCCGCGCCCGCAATCGTCGCCGCCCCCATGGCCGGCTCGACCGAGGAGGCGGAGCGCAACAGGCAATTGGCCAGCGAGCACCTGATGCAGCGCCTGCCGGCGATCCGCGCGGCACTGTCGGCGGCACAGCCGGGATTCGTCTTCCTGGCGGGCAACTCCCACGCCGAGCTCCTCGGCAACGTGCTCGCCCGGCGTCTCCCGGCGGTCGTCAATGGCGGGATCGGCGGCACCTCGGCACGCCGTTACGCGGCGGAACTCGACGGGTTGAGCGTCCCGGTCCGGGCCGGCGTCGCGGTGCTGTTCCTCGGCACGAACGACATTCTGCGTCACGCCGCCCCCCTGTCCGACAGAACCCTGGGCGGGTTTAAGGCGGCCGCTTCGCGCAGTCTCGAATGGCTGCGGGCCAACGCCGATCTCGTGCTGGTCGCCGCCGTCCCGCCGATCGGCCCGGAAGCGCAGGCAGACCGGGATCCCGCAGCGGTGGCGGCCTATTCGGCGGCCCTGCGCGGCTTGTGCGACCGGCACGGATGCCGGTTCTTCGATCCGTTCGCGAACCTGCGCGACGGCGAGGCGGGCCTGACCACGCAGGCGGCACCGCCGGACGGGGTGCACCTGCGCGACTACGAGGCGCTGGCTGCCGACCTGGAAACACGCCTGCGCGCGCTCGGCGACACCGTACCTCGACGGCCCCCGGAGTGATCCCGTTTCCGATCGATCCCCTCGGGGTCTTGCAAGGGCGGGCCCCCTCACGTTCGGGGGAGGGACCGCGTCGTCGGCTGCCGAGGCCGCGGGTCCCCCGCCTCAGCTCCAGGCGCGCATCCCCTCCGGTGTGGTGAAGTCCCGAGGCCGGACGTCGCGGGCGGCGCCGCGGACCGCTTCGATCCCCTTCGGAAACCCGCTTCGGTTCCGGTAATCCGCCCGGACCCGCTCCGAGGGCGCCAGCGGAGCGTCGGAGAGAGCCTGTGCGCAGAGGATGTCGGCCACGCCGACCCCCGCGAGGGCCGTCAGGGCGATGACCGTGTTGGTCCGGTGGCGCGGGTCGCCGCCGAGCCCGGGCAGCACGGTGGCGACGTCGAGGCCGTCGCCGGCGACCCGGGCCCAGATCCAGGGTGTCGGATCATGGGAGCCGAGGATGCCGGCGCCCTGGACGATCTCGCGCACGCCGTAGGCCCTCACCAGCGGGCCGGCGCGCGGCATGCCGAGCCAGCGCGCGATCGCGTCGCCGCAGGTCAGCTCCGTCACCCCGAGGACGAGGGAGAACCAGCCGAGGCCCTGCGCCAGCTGACGGGTGGCCGGATCGGGCCGGCGCCGCCGGTCCGAGGCGAGGCGGGCGGGCGGGGCGTCGCGCCCGGTGCGCCCGTGGCGGGCGGTCGGATCCTGTCGGGACGCGGATGCGGGCATGCGGACCTCCTTGAAGCGGGATCAGGGGATGATCAGGGCCTGAGCACGACCTTGATGCAGTTGTCCTTCTTGTCGCGGAACGTCTTGTAGAGCTCGGGCCCGTCCTCGAGATGGCCCCGGTGGGTGATGACGAAGGACGGGTCGATCTGGCCGTTGGCGATGCGCTGGACGAGGTCGTCGGTCCAGCGATTGACGTGGGTCTGCCCGGTGCGCAGCGTGAGTCCCTTGTTCATCAGGGCGCCCATCGGGATCTTGTCGACGAGCCCGCCATAGACGCCCGGAACCGAGAGGATGCCGGCCGGGCGGCAGACGTAGATCATCTCGCGCAGCACCGTGGCGCGGTCGCTCTCCAGCATCATCGCCTGCTTCACGCGGTCGTAGGCGTGCTCGAGGGCGCGGGGCGCGTGCGCCTCCATGCCGACCGCGTCGATGCACTTCTCCGGACCCTTGCCGGCGGTGAGCTGGTTCAGGCGCTCCACCGTGCTCTCGGTGGCATTGTCGATGGTGATCGCGCCGCCCGCGCGGGCCATCTCCAGGCGCTCGGGCACCCGGTCGATGCACACCACCTGCTTGGCGCCGAGTAGGATCGCGGAGCGGATCGCCATCTGGCCGACCGGGCCGGCGCCCCAGATCGCCACCGTGTCGGTGGGCTGGATGTCGGCCTGGACCGCGGCCTGCCAGCCGGTGGGGAAGATGTCGCCGAGGAACAGCACCTGCTCGTCGCTGAGCCCGTCCGGCACCTTGATGTGGGTCTTGTCGGCGAAGGGCACGCGGACGTACTCGGCCTGTCCGCCCTGGTAGCCCCCGGTGAGGTGGGTGTAGCCGAACAGGCCCGCGGTGGTGTGCCCGAAGGCCTTGGCGGCGAGGTGCTTGTTGCGATTCGAGCGCTCGCAGACCGAGAAGAAGCCGCGCTTGCACTGGTCGCACTCGCCGCAGATGATCGTGAACGGGATCACCACGCGCTCGCCCTTGCGCAGGGCGCCGTTGATGCCCTTGCCGGTCTCGACCACCTCGCCCATGAACTCGTGGCCCATGACGTCGCCCTTCTCCATGCCGGGCATGAAGTGGTCGTAGAGGTGCAGGTCGGAGCCGCAGATCGCGCAGGACGTGACCTTGATGATCGCGTCCCGGTCGTCCTCGATGCGAGGATCAGGCACGGATTCGCAGCGAATGTCCTGAGTGCCGTGCCAGACAAGAGCTTTCATCGCGTCCCTCCCGCATGCGGCGAATCTGTCGCCATCGCTGCGAGAACCGCGCAAGCGGGCGCGGGTTCGGTGCTCAATCGTACGGATCTGCCGCCAGGCTCGCGCACGCTCCCCGCAGCAGCTCGACCAGCCGCACCGCGTGAGGCCCCGGGGGGCGCCCCGCCGGCCGGATCAGCAGGGTCTCGATGGGCAGCGCGGGCCGGAAGGGTCTCAGCACGATGGGCAGGCCGGCGCAGGCCCGGGCCGGCACGGGATCGACGATGGCGAGCCCGAGTCCCTCGGCAACGAGCCCGCAGCGCGCCGCCGTGTACTGGGCCATCAGGGCGAAGCGCGGCGCGAGGCCGGCCGCCGCGAATCGCGCTTCGACGGCTGCCTGGAAGGGCCCGGGGCCGCCCGCGACGAGGGTTTCAGGGGCGAGATCTTCGACCCGAATCGTTCGCTCGCGTGCGAGCGCATGTCCGCGCGGCAGCGCGCAGACCGCATCGACGGTGAGGAAGGGCTCGGCCTCCACCCCCGCATAGCCGAATCGGGGCCGGACGAGGCCGAGGTCGCACTGGCCCGAGGCCGCCCAGGACCAGATCGTATCGGGACCGGGCACATGGACCGCGACGCGGATGCCGGGATGCTCTGCGACGAGCCCACGGATCGCCCGGGGCAGCAGGCCGGCCGCCAGCGACGGCTGGCAGGCGATGCGCAGGGGCCCCGTGCCCCGTTCACGGATCTGGCGGGCGGCGTGGCGCAGGTGCTCGAGCCCCGCACAGGTGTTCTCGACCTCGCGGGCGAAGGCTTCTCCCTCGGCGGTGGGCAGGGCGCTGCCGTGCCCGCGCACGAACAGGGTCAGCCCGAGCTCGGCCTCGAGCTGCGCCATCGCGCGGCTCACCTGAGGCTGGCCGAGTCCCAGCGCGGCGGCGGCCCGCGTCATGCCGCCGTGACGCAGCACCGCACGAAAGAGATCGAGATGGGCCGGGTTGATCATGCCGGATCCGCATGGACAGGCGCCGATCCGTCATTTGACGGCATGGGCCCGTGATGGTTGTCAAGGCGCGGTCACCTGCCGCGTCATGCGACGGGCGACCTCGGAGAGGTCCATGCCCCTGCTCACGCTCCTGCTTCCCGTGGTCCTGTCCGTCCTGGCGGGCGCCTGCATCGTCGTGCAGCAGGCGCTCATCGCGAACCTGCGGCTTGCCCTGAACTCCTCCGCCTGGGCCGGCTTCATCAGCTACTTCGTCGGATTGCTCTGCATGGTGGCGCTGGCGCTCGCGCTGCGCGATCCCCTGCCCCCGGCGAGTGTCGCGGCGCGCATCCCGTGGTGGGCCTGGAGCGGGGGCGCGTTCGGGGCGATCTTCATCGCGCTCGCCACCATCCTGGTGCCGCAACTCGGCGCCGCCACCTTCCTCGCCCTCCTCGTCACCGGGCAGATGCTCGCCTCGGTGGCCTTCGACCATTTCGGCTGGCTCGGCCTCGCCCAGCGCGCCCTCGACGGGCCCCGCATCATGGGGGTCGTGCTGCTGATCGCCGGGGTGATCCTGATCCGGCGCTGAACGCTCACGCCCCCAGGGCGTGCAGGACGATTTCGCGCCGGTGCGGACGGTCGCGGTGCTCGATGAGGTAGATGCCCTGCCAGGTGCCGAGCGCGAGGCGACCGCCGAGCACGGGGATGCTCAGGGCCGTATCCGTCACCATCGTGCGGATATGGGCCGGCATGTCGTCCGGCCCCTCCGCGCCGTGCACGTAGCCGGCATGGCGCGGTGCGAGGCCGTCGAGGGCGGTCAGCAGGTCCGTGCGGACGTCGGGGTCGGCATTTTCCTGGATCGTCAGGGAGGCCGAGGTGTGCCGGCAGAACACGGTGACGAGGCCGGTGGTGATCCGGACCTCGGCCAGGAACGCCGCGACCGCGCGCGTGAGATCCGTGAAGCCCTGGCCCGGCGTGGCGACCGTCAGCGTCGCGCTCGCCTGGCGCTCCACCGCGCCGCTGGAAAAACCTTGCGGCGCTCCGACCTTGCCCGCGTTCCTCATGCCTGAGCCTCACTGATGGCCTCGCCGGGCGCGACCTCGCGCTCGCCCCGCGCCAGGATGGTTTCCAGCGCCTCGATCCGGTCGGCTTCCGCCGCCGGCTTGTCCCAGCGGATGCGGGCGACGCGCGGGAAGCGCATGGCGACCCCCGACTTGTGCCGGGTCGAGCGCTGGACCCCCTCGAAGGCGATCTCCAGCACGAGGCCGTGGTCGAGCCCGTAGGCGACTTCGCGCACCGGGCCGAAGCGCTTCGTGGTGTTGTTGCGGACGTAACGGTCGAGCTTCGCGAGTTCGGCATCGGTGAAGCCGTGATAGGCCTTGCCCACCGGCACCAGTTCGGGGCTGCCGTCCTCCCGCTCGCGCCAGACCCCGAAGGTGTAGTCCGAGTAGAACGACGAGCGTTTCCCATGCCCGCGCTGGGCGTACATCATCACCGTGTCGACGCGGAACGGCTCGCGCTTCCACTTCCACCACGGGCCCTTGGGGCGGCCCGGCAGGTAGGCGCTGTCGCGGGCCTTCAGCATGACGCCCTCGATGGCGTCCGAGTCGGCGCCGCCGCCGACGGAAGCCGGGTCCGAGCGGGCCGCGGCGAGGTCGTCCCAGGTCGCGAACGGCACCAGGGGCGAGAGGTCGATGCGGGCGTGGTCCAGGGCGGCGACGAAGGCTTCCAGGCGCCGGCGCCGCTCGGTGAAGGGCAGCGGGCGCAGGTCCTCGCCCTCCGCATGCATCAGGTCGTAGGCGCGCACGTGGGCGGGGAACTCCTCGAGCAGCTTCGGCGTCACGGCCTTCCGGTTCAGGCGCTGCTGGAGCACGTTGAAGCTCTGCACGCGGGTTTCCCGCAGGATCAGGAGTTCGCCGTCGATGGCGCCGTCGAAGGTGATGGCCTCGGCGAGATCCGGAAACGCGCCCGAGATGTCCTCGCCCGTGCGCGAGTAGATCCGCGCCACCTGGGCGCCGGCTTCGTCGCGCCCGCCGACGAGCTGGACCCGGATGCCGTCCCACTTCCACTCGCCCGAGAACGCGGCCGGGTCGAGCTTCTCGAAATCCCCGTCCTCGTCGATGGGGTGGGACAGCATGGGCGGCCGGAACGGGGCCGGGTTCCGGGTGGTCGGGCGCTCGGCCCGCCCCTCCACCCAGGCGAACAGGGTGGCGTAGGGCGGCTCCAGCCCGTGCCAGACCTCCTCCACCGCATCGGCCTCGTGGCCGCCGAGCGCCCCGATGGCGGTCTTGGCCAGACGCGCCGAGACGCCGACCCGCAAGGCCCCGGTGATGAGCTTCAGGAGCGCCCAGCGCCCGGTCTCGTCGAGGGCGTCGAGCCACTCGGCGATGCGGGCCGGCAGGTCCGCCTTCTTCACGGTGCCGAGGGTTTCCACCACCTCGGCGAGGGTGGGGACGTGCGGCGGCGGGTTGTTGTGGCCGATGGGAGCGACCGCATTCGGCCCGCCCTCCGCCGCGGGGGAGGCATCCGCCGCGTGCCCGCCCGGGGCGCTCTTCGGCCGCCGTCCGGGACGAACCGCGACGGGCTCCCTCTCTTGGAATTCCCTCTCCTGGAAGGAGAGGGTTGGGGTGAGGTGTGGTCCATCTTCGGACAGGTCACGCACCTCACCCTGTCCCTCTCCTTCCAGGAGAGGGGACCCGCGATGCCGGCCGGATTCGGGAGAGCCGCCGTCATTCTCGGATGTCGGCGCGGGCGCCGGCCAGATCAGCGCCGTGGTCTCGGCGAGATCGCCGACGTAGTTGTGCGAGAGCGCGAACAGCACCGGGTCGATGCGCGCCTCCACCAGCCCCCGGATCATCGCGGGCTTGGCCTCGCGGAACGTCAGGCCGCCGGTCATCGCGGCGAGCGCGTAGCCGCGTTCCGGGTCCGGCGCATGGGCGAAGTAATCCTGCAGCAAGCGCAGCTTGGCGTTGCGGCGCGGCTCGTAGGCGAGGCGGTCGAGGAGATGAGCGAAGTCGTTCACGCAGCCTCCTCCGCCGTCGCGGCCGGCTCGGATTCCCCGTCGTCGCCGTAGCCGAGCAGGTGCAGGGGCTTGGCCTTGATGCCTTGCGTCCCGCACCAGTGCACCAGGGCGTCCTCCTGCCCGTGCGTGACCCAGACCTCGCCCGCCCCGGTCTCCCGGATCGTGCGGCAGAGGTCGGGCCAGTCGGAATGGTCGGAGATGCAGAGCGGCAGTTCGACGCCCTTCTGGCGGGCGCGGGCGCGTACCCGCATCCAGCCCGAGGCGAAGGAGGTCACGGGGTCGGGGAACTTGCGCGACCAGACGTCCTGGATCGAGGAGGGCGGGCAGAGCACGATGGCGCCGTGGAGCTGAGCCCGCTCGGCCGCCACCACCTTCGGGGTCTCGCCCAGCGGAATGCCCTCCTGCTTGTAGAGCTCGGTCAGCTTCTCCATCGCGCCGTGCAGGTAGATCGGCCGGTCGTAGCCGGCCTCCCGCAGCAGGGCCATGACCCGCTGCGCCTTGCCCAGTGCGTAGGCGCCGACGATGTGGGCGCGCTCTGGGAACAGGGCCACGGAATCGAGGAGTTTCCGCACCTCGTCGCG
It encodes:
- a CDS encoding serine hydrolase → MSNGLLRRFVVGLAMAAGVLGAAPAGAVTAPILVVEVDSGKVIYGQAATDPWFPASITKLMTTYVALDMVRQGRLSLDSLITISPAAAAEPPSKMGFRPGTKLTLDNALKIIMVKSANDVAWAIGENLGGSIEGFAQIMNETAQRIGMRESRWTNPNGLPDARQWTTARDMAVLGRALIRDFPESRALFSISAIQFGRSVMANHNGLLGRYAGADGMKTGFICSGGFNVVASATRNGRRIITVVMGQPSARERDLKASDLFDYGFSQSAGWTAQTLDALPTSNLSAPPDLRPYICDRRKPMPVDEGQGAITASAGAAGASADNANAQLMAAAAPPSAALAFATMNSAALRNRALPPRAPLQPILVWIGRDPAEGAIALNEQEEADKAERAAKLAEARKAKLDAIAAKREAAQATREAAKPAKGPAAKVVAKPDSKPDPKKAQARGRAGAPSTASAYASSESTPVMEGAPKLKVGAVKKPAPAAPRASAKPNSKPEAKAEPRKTESKAAKPVAKVEKSTRANGRAQADE
- the queE gene encoding 7-carboxy-7-deazaguanine synthase — protein: MAYAVKELFHTLQGEGAQAGRAAVFCRFAGCNLWSGREEDRASAACTFCDTDFIGMDGEGGGRFATPEALASAIADTWAGGPRHRYVVFTGGEPLLQLDPALIAAVHALGFEVAVETNGTLPAPEGIDWICVSPKAGNAIVQRTGHELKLVFPQAAVDPDSFADLDFRHHWLQPMDGPDRLANTAEAVAYCRRDARWRLSLQTHKIIGIP
- the queD gene encoding 6-carboxytetrahydropterin synthase QueD, with the translated sequence MKITQAFTFEAAHRLPNVPETHRCHRMHGHSYRVELTLSGAVDPATGWVVDFFDVEHAFAPVLARLDHYCLNEIEGLENPTAEHIAVWIWERTKAALPALSSVKVYETPMSWAEYEGERPA
- the queC gene encoding 7-cyano-7-deazaguanine synthase QueC, translating into MSGGALVLFSGGQDSTTCLAWALERFDRVETLGFDYGQRHRVELDCRETLRTGIRALKPEWANRLGDDHTLALDALGRVSETALTRDTAIAFEAGGLPNTFVPGRNLLFLTFAAALAYRRALTHLVGGMCETDYSGYPDCRDDTIKALQVALNLGMDRRFVLHTPLMWIDKAETWALARDLGGPPLVDLIVEESHTCYLGERGARHAWGHGCGQCPACELRAKGYARFTAEAVAAPRT
- a CDS encoding SGNH/GDSL hydrolase family protein, which produces MNGSDLGLPRSPSGRGMRPLAIAVALSAMLAAPAIVAAPMAGSTEEAERNRQLASEHLMQRLPAIRAALSAAQPGFVFLAGNSHAELLGNVLARRLPAVVNGGIGGTSARRYAAELDGLSVPVRAGVAVLFLGTNDILRHAAPLSDRTLGGFKAAASRSLEWLRANADLVLVAAVPPIGPEAQADRDPAAVAAYSAALRGLCDRHGCRFFDPFANLRDGEAGLTTQAAPPDGVHLRDYEALAADLETRLRALGDTVPRRPPE
- a CDS encoding cyclase dehydrase, yielding MPASASRQDPTARHGRTGRDAPPARLASDRRRRPDPATRQLAQGLGWFSLVLGVTELTCGDAIARWLGMPRAGPLVRAYGVREIVQGAGILGSHDPTPWIWARVAGDGLDVATVLPGLGGDPRHRTNTVIALTALAGVGVADILCAQALSDAPLAPSERVRADYRNRSGFPKGIEAVRGAARDVRPRDFTTPEGMRAWS
- a CDS encoding zinc-dependent alcohol dehydrogenase, which codes for MKALVWHGTQDIRCESVPDPRIEDDRDAIIKVTSCAICGSDLHLYDHFMPGMEKGDVMGHEFMGEVVETGKGINGALRKGERVVIPFTIICGECDQCKRGFFSVCERSNRNKHLAAKAFGHTTAGLFGYTHLTGGYQGGQAEYVRVPFADKTHIKVPDGLSDEQVLFLGDIFPTGWQAAVQADIQPTDTVAIWGAGPVGQMAIRSAILLGAKQVVCIDRVPERLEMARAGGAITIDNATESTVERLNQLTAGKGPEKCIDAVGMEAHAPRALEHAYDRVKQAMMLESDRATVLREMIYVCRPAGILSVPGVYGGLVDKIPMGALMNKGLTLRTGQTHVNRWTDDLVQRIANGQIDPSFVITHRGHLEDGPELYKTFRDKKDNCIKVVLRP
- a CDS encoding LysR family transcriptional regulator; translated protein: MINPAHLDLFRAVLRHGGMTRAAAALGLGQPQVSRAMAQLEAELGLTLFVRGHGSALPTAEGEAFAREVENTCAGLEHLRHAARQIRERGTGPLRIACQPSLAAGLLPRAIRGLVAEHPGIRVAVHVPGPDTIWSWAASGQCDLGLVRPRFGYAGVEAEPFLTVDAVCALPRGHALARERTIRVEDLAPETLVAGGPGPFQAAVEARFAAAGLAPRFALMAQYTAARCGLVAEGLGLAIVDPVPARACAGLPIVLRPFRPALPIETLLIRPAGRPPGPHAVRLVELLRGACASLAADPYD
- a CDS encoding DMT family transporter, yielding MLTLLLPVVLSVLAGACIVVQQALIANLRLALNSSAWAGFISYFVGLLCMVALALALRDPLPPASVAARIPWWAWSGGAFGAIFIALATILVPQLGAATFLALLVTGQMLASVAFDHFGWLGLAQRALDGPRIMGVVLLIAGVILIRR
- a CDS encoding secondary thiamine-phosphate synthase enzyme YjbQ: MRNAGKVGAPQGFSSGAVERQASATLTVATPGQGFTDLTRAVAAFLAEVRITTGLVTVFCRHTSASLTIQENADPDVRTDLLTALDGLAPRHAGYVHGAEGPDDMPAHIRTMVTDTALSIPVLGGRLALGTWQGIYLIEHRDRPHRREIVLHALGA
- a CDS encoding cisplatin damage response ATP-dependent DNA ligase: MNDFAHLLDRLAYEPRRNAKLRLLQDYFAHAPDPERGYALAAMTGGLTFREAKPAMIRGLVEARIDPVLFALSHNYVGDLAETTALIWPAPAPTSENDGGSPESGRHRGSPLLEGEGQGEVRDLSEDGPHLTPTLSFQEREFQEREPVAVRPGRRPKSAPGGHAADASPAAEGGPNAVAPIGHNNPPPHVPTLAEVVETLGTVKKADLPARIAEWLDALDETGRWALLKLITGALRVGVSARLAKTAIGALGGHEADAVEEVWHGLEPPYATLFAWVEGRAERPTTRNPAPFRPPMLSHPIDEDGDFEKLDPAAFSGEWKWDGIRVQLVGGRDEAGAQVARIYSRTGEDISGAFPDLAEAITFDGAIDGELLILRETRVQSFNVLQQRLNRKAVTPKLLEEFPAHVRAYDLMHAEGEDLRPLPFTERRRRLEAFVAALDHARIDLSPLVPFATWDDLAAARSDPASVGGGADSDAIEGVMLKARDSAYLPGRPKGPWWKWKREPFRVDTVMMYAQRGHGKRSSFYSDYTFGVWREREDGSPELVPVGKAYHGFTDAELAKLDRYVRNNTTKRFGPVREVAYGLDHGLVLEIAFEGVQRSTRHKSGVAMRFPRVARIRWDKPAAEADRIEALETILARGEREVAPGEAISEAQA
- a CDS encoding ligase-associated DNA damage response exonuclease encodes the protein MSFSASDLLTLTREGLYCPLGGFHVDPTWPVPRALITHGHADHARAGHGRVLATGETLRIMAVRYGADFCESRQEAPLGEEIRIGDVTVRFAPAGHVLGSAQIAIQAQGVRVVVSGDYKRAYDPTCLPFEVVPCDVFITEATFGLPVFRMPDTRDEVRKLLDSVALFPERAHIVGAYALGKAQRVMALLREAGYDRPIYLHGAMEKLTELYKQEGIPLGETPKVVAAERAQLHGAIVLCPPSSIQDVWSRKFPDPVTSFASGWMRVRARARQKGVELPLCISDHSDWPDLCRTIRETGAGEVWVTHGQEDALVHWCGTQGIKAKPLHLLGYGDDGESEPAATAEEAA